One Gloeothece verrucosa PCC 7822 DNA window includes the following coding sequences:
- a CDS encoding RNA-guided endonuclease InsQ/TnpB family protein: protein MFVVECKVKPKPQQIQAIDEAIQTSQFVRNKVLRYWMDNRGVGKTELFRYNTRLRKEYKFVDDLNSHACQTAVERVLRAINKFFDNCKKKIPGKKGYPRFKKNTRSVEYKVSGWKLSENRKHITFTDKKNIGKLKLIGTKDLNYYQIEQIKRVRIIRRADGYYVQFSIQLDPRDTVEPLIPSQKAVGVDVGLKYFYADSQGNIEPIPQFYRKAERQLNRANRKKSKKFRKGHKQSRNYHKARCRYARKHLRVSRQREEFAKRKALRLIQSNDLIAYEDLNVKGMVKNRHLALSISDVGWSLFRGWLEYFGMKYRKVTVAVPSHNTSQNCSNCGQKVQKSLSTRTHVCSCGCILDRDVNAALNILQKGLSTVGHTGSKAFESEILSTLATANGGEDPSTLIGVILSEQASSVNQESPRMRGWGVSIIYSDNPPGDNNDQ, encoded by the coding sequence GTGTTTGTCGTAGAGTGCAAAGTTAAACCCAAACCTCAACAAATCCAAGCTATTGATGAAGCTATACAGACATCTCAGTTTGTCCGTAATAAAGTGCTTCGTTATTGGATGGATAATCGAGGTGTTGGCAAAACAGAACTTTTTCGATACAACACGAGGTTAAGAAAAGAGTACAAATTTGTTGATGATTTAAACTCTCATGCCTGTCAAACGGCCGTAGAGCGGGTACTTAGAGCAATCAACAAGTTTTTTGATAATTGTAAGAAAAAAATACCGGGAAAGAAAGGCTATCCAAGGTTTAAAAAAAATACTCGCTCGGTAGAGTACAAAGTCTCAGGATGGAAGCTATCAGAAAATAGAAAGCATATCACTTTCACTGATAAGAAAAACATCGGTAAGCTAAAGCTGATAGGGACTAAAGACTTAAACTACTACCAAATTGAACAAATAAAACGAGTAAGAATAATTAGGAGAGCCGATGGGTATTACGTGCAGTTTTCAATTCAGTTAGACCCTAGAGATACGGTTGAACCGTTAATCCCTTCTCAAAAAGCGGTAGGGGTGGACGTGGGATTGAAATATTTCTATGCGGATAGTCAAGGAAATATTGAACCTATTCCACAATTTTATCGGAAGGCAGAGCGTCAATTAAATAGGGCTAATAGAAAGAAATCTAAAAAGTTCCGCAAGGGACACAAACAATCCCGAAACTATCACAAAGCGAGATGTCGATATGCTCGAAAGCATTTAAGGGTAAGTAGGCAGCGAGAAGAGTTTGCCAAGAGAAAGGCACTCCGCTTAATTCAATCTAACGATTTGATAGCCTATGAAGATTTAAATGTGAAAGGCATGGTTAAAAATCGGCATTTAGCCCTTTCGATATCAGATGTAGGATGGTCATTATTTAGGGGTTGGTTGGAGTATTTTGGGATGAAATATAGAAAGGTAACGGTTGCCGTGCCTTCTCACAATACATCTCAAAATTGTTCTAACTGTGGGCAAAAAGTCCAAAAATCTCTATCAACTAGAACACATGTTTGTTCTTGTGGCTGTATTTTAGATAGAGATGTCAACGCGGCATTAAACATCCTACAGAAGGGATTAAGTACCGTAGGGCATACGGGATCTAAAGCTTTTGAAAGTGAGATTCTTTCAACGTTAGCTACGGCTAATGGGGGAGAAGATCCCTCTACTTTGATTGGAGTAATCCTGTCAGAGCAAGCATCTTCTGTGAACCAAGAATCCCCACGCATGCGCGGCTGGGGAGTGTCAATAATCTATTCAGACAACCCGCCAGGAGATAACAATGACCAATAA